From a single Armatimonadota bacterium genomic region:
- the recO gene encoding DNA repair protein RecO — translation MSTRAITVHAVVLRRHDLGESDRRLTLLTEELGVFDAIAKGARKGGSRLAGASEPLSVSALHLAIGKRQWYVTQAQAITSYPGLRLDYERLSFALALCEIASWIFPHEQPAPEAFRFFVESVKYLEVHPEPLAAAVWAEVRMLELAGFGPQFVSCVACGRQLSGVEGVLSPKAGGLVCPEHEEGHHDTFRVRAEAAIGLERIGELDAPPEHFRFGGEAYRALLPFWLHVVERALPARQAATH, via the coding sequence GTGTCCACCCGGGCCATCACCGTCCATGCCGTCGTGCTTCGCCGCCATGACCTTGGCGAGTCGGACCGCAGGCTGACGCTCCTGACCGAGGAGCTTGGCGTCTTTGATGCCATCGCCAAGGGCGCCCGAAAGGGCGGGTCGAGGCTGGCCGGAGCTTCCGAACCCCTTTCCGTGAGCGCCCTGCACCTGGCCATCGGCAAGAGGCAATGGTACGTGACCCAGGCCCAGGCCATCACCTCTTATCCGGGCCTGAGGCTGGACTATGAACGGCTCAGCTTCGCCCTTGCGCTCTGCGAGATCGCTTCCTGGATCTTTCCGCACGAGCAGCCCGCGCCAGAGGCCTTCCGGTTCTTTGTCGAGTCGGTGAAATACCTTGAGGTCCACCCGGAGCCGCTGGCTGCGGCGGTGTGGGCGGAAGTACGGATGCTCGAACTCGCCGGGTTCGGGCCCCAGTTCGTAAGTTGCGTCGCTTGTGGACGGCAACTGTCTGGGGTCGAGGGAGTGCTGAGCCCGAAAGCGGGCGGCCTGGTCTGCCCAGAGCACGAGGAAGGGCACCACGACACGTTTCGTGTCCGGGCCGAGGCCGCGATCGGGCTGGAGAGGATTGGCGAGCTCGACGCCCCGCCCGAGCACTTTCGCTTCGGAGGCGAGGCCTATCGGGCGCTGCTGCCGTTCTGGCTGCATGTGGTCGAGCGGGCCCTTCCGGCAAGGCAAGCCGCCACGCACTAG
- a CDS encoding peptide ABC transporter substrate-binding protein — protein sequence MMNPRTSLTFGVLAVFAALMAAGCGKGGFSERVKAGKESVFRYPIVTSPTSLDPGIVQDGDTIDLLQQVYEGLVTWSPENRPVGLIAEKWEISPDGKVYTFHLKHGVKFHSGREVKAQDFKWTIERNTDPAFKSPTAKTYLGEIVGVNEKVTGAAKEVTGYQAIDDYTVQITVDKPRPYFLGKLTYIVGAVVDMDKVPQKAKRKDGTWDWPEIKSADQMVGTGPFKCDRYEPDQIAILKANKEYHGGAPKIETIERPVIKDAVTRLNKYKAGELDLVMLERQDVLSLQKEPTLKDHLKFFDRPSLWYIGLNVTDPPKGYSQFKDVRVRQAIAMAIDRQKICKQVLDDINPIAESIVPPGVLGYRPEARFLPFDLAGAKKLLAEAGYPDGKGFPELTMRFREARPDIQIVAEEVAGQLAQNLGIHVKLQTMEWRAYLEKHNADGVPFFHMRWAADYLDPENFLSFLLAGYGPENHVNYRNPQYDALCSQADSEMDEAKRRQLYAQAEDIVLKDAPFIPIYFQRDAELIRPRVKGLRESLFGHLPHTTVYLEGGL from the coding sequence ATGATGAACCCCAGGACCTCGCTCACCTTCGGCGTCCTCGCCGTCTTTGCAGCATTGATGGCCGCAGGCTGTGGAAAAGGCGGCTTCTCCGAGCGCGTGAAAGCAGGCAAGGAGTCGGTCTTCCGCTACCCGATCGTGACCTCTCCGACCAGCCTAGATCCTGGCATCGTTCAGGACGGCGACACGATCGACCTCTTGCAGCAGGTCTATGAGGGCCTGGTGACCTGGAGCCCTGAAAACCGCCCTGTCGGCCTGATAGCGGAGAAGTGGGAGATCAGCCCCGACGGCAAGGTTTATACCTTCCACCTCAAGCACGGCGTGAAGTTCCACAGCGGCAGGGAAGTCAAGGCCCAGGACTTCAAATGGACGATCGAGCGCAACACCGATCCGGCTTTCAAGTCTCCGACCGCCAAGACCTATCTGGGCGAGATTGTCGGGGTGAACGAAAAGGTTACCGGTGCAGCCAAGGAGGTCACCGGCTACCAGGCGATAGACGATTACACTGTCCAGATCACCGTCGACAAGCCGAGGCCCTATTTTCTTGGCAAGCTGACCTACATCGTGGGCGCCGTGGTGGACATGGATAAGGTTCCCCAAAAGGCTAAGCGCAAGGATGGCACCTGGGATTGGCCGGAGATCAAGTCGGCAGACCAGATGGTGGGCACGGGCCCGTTCAAATGCGACCGCTATGAACCGGACCAGATCGCCATCCTGAAGGCGAACAAGGAGTATCACGGCGGGGCGCCCAAAATCGAGACAATCGAGCGGCCCGTGATCAAGGACGCCGTGACCCGGCTGAACAAGTACAAAGCCGGAGAGCTAGACCTCGTGATGCTCGAGCGGCAGGACGTGCTGTCGCTTCAAAAGGAGCCCACGCTTAAGGACCACCTGAAGTTCTTCGACCGGCCGTCACTCTGGTACATCGGCCTCAATGTGACCGACCCCCCGAAGGGCTACAGCCAGTTCAAGGACGTTCGAGTCCGGCAGGCCATTGCCATGGCGATCGACCGACAGAAGATCTGCAAGCAGGTGCTCGACGACATCAACCCGATTGCGGAGAGCATCGTGCCGCCGGGGGTGTTGGGGTACCGGCCTGAAGCGAGATTCCTTCCCTTCGACCTCGCCGGCGCCAAGAAGCTGCTTGCCGAGGCGGGCTATCCCGACGGAAAGGGCTTTCCGGAGCTGACGATGAGGTTCAGGGAGGCGCGTCCGGACATTCAGATCGTCGCGGAAGAGGTGGCAGGGCAACTGGCCCAAAACCTCGGCATCCACGTCAAGCTCCAAACGATGGAGTGGAGGGCTTACCTGGAAAAGCACAACGCCGACGGCGTGCCGTTCTTCCACATGCGCTGGGCCGCAGACTATCTGGACCCGGAGAACTTCCTCAGCTTCCTGCTGGCGGGATACGGGCCTGAGAACCACGTCAATTATCGCAACCCGCAATACGACGCCCTCTGCTCGCAAGCGGACTCGGAGATGGACGAAGCCAAGCGAAGGCAGCTCTATGCCCAGGCCGAGGACATCGTCCTGAAGGATGCGCCCTTCATTCCCATCTACTTCCAGCGAGACGCGGAGCTGATTCGGCCCAGGGTCAAAGGGCTTCGGGAATCGCTATTTGGACACTTGCCTCACACGACCGTGTATCTGGAGGGCGGACTCTGA
- a CDS encoding helix-turn-helix transcriptional regulator, whose translation MKRQGVLRVPGELPKVQGARPWSVSYGAGERPVESGAWQSNGGDYDGHPLRSCPYTLHLDVPEAPGRLKEVELIGIFAMHAEHEPVGVHGASVFLGDSHRFDTKVDLHNGRHYMDAALMDAKLTPNGDGTLLKSMGVARQGGSVFRVDSLSIGVGSATRPKKLLFHDLNTPASFVVFDVNWVYELAKGCPFHASGGGVPLSELASIVRVGDRVRLHAAISQLEKAIAATEDLDEARGEALTFIAIVTAATLEMGGSRRMHRVQLEAARKLDSLTDREAIAKEALLIVEDTASSLLPTEEGPNDPIIDRALTLVDRHFAQNLTDTTVAEQLGLSTSHFRFLFRKATGLPFHKYVIGLRLERARQMLVNEDLPVSEVADAVGFSGLPHFSRAFSQRFSVNPSSLRRARQGEE comes from the coding sequence GTGAAGCGGCAGGGCGTCCTTAGGGTCCCGGGCGAGCTTCCGAAGGTGCAGGGTGCCAGACCGTGGAGCGTTTCCTACGGCGCTGGGGAGCGTCCGGTTGAGTCTGGTGCTTGGCAGAGCAACGGCGGGGATTACGACGGGCACCCGCTAAGGTCGTGCCCGTACACCCTTCATCTCGACGTGCCCGAGGCGCCCGGGCGGCTGAAGGAGGTGGAGCTGATCGGGATCTTCGCGATGCACGCCGAGCATGAGCCGGTTGGCGTTCACGGTGCGAGCGTGTTTCTGGGAGACAGTCATCGGTTCGACACCAAAGTGGACCTTCACAACGGCCGTCACTACATGGATGCCGCCCTGATGGACGCCAAGCTCACTCCTAACGGCGACGGCACGCTGCTCAAGTCCATGGGTGTCGCCAGGCAGGGCGGATCCGTGTTCCGAGTGGACAGTCTATCCATAGGTGTGGGCTCGGCAACACGGCCCAAGAAGCTGCTCTTTCATGACCTGAACACCCCGGCCTCGTTTGTGGTGTTCGACGTGAACTGGGTCTATGAGCTTGCCAAGGGCTGCCCGTTTCATGCGAGCGGTGGCGGCGTTCCGCTCAGCGAACTGGCCTCGATCGTGCGCGTGGGGGACCGGGTCCGGCTTCACGCGGCGATTTCACAGCTTGAGAAGGCCATTGCCGCCACGGAGGACCTCGACGAGGCGCGCGGCGAAGCGCTCACCTTCATCGCCATTGTGACCGCCGCTACGCTTGAGATGGGCGGATCGCGACGCATGCACCGCGTTCAGCTCGAAGCGGCACGCAAACTGGATTCCCTGACCGACCGGGAGGCCATCGCGAAGGAGGCGCTCCTAATCGTCGAAGACACGGCAAGTTCCTTGCTCCCGACGGAAGAGGGGCCAAACGACCCGATTATCGACCGCGCGCTGACGCTGGTGGACCGGCACTTTGCGCAGAACCTAACCGATACGACGGTCGCGGAGCAATTGGGCCTGAGCACCTCGCACTTTCGGTTCCTGTTCCGAAAAGCCACGGGCCTGCCCTTTCACAAGTACGTGATCGGCCTGAGGCTTGAGCGCGCGCGACAGATGCTCGTCAACGAGGATCTGCCCGTCTCCGAGGTCGCCGACGCCGTGGGCTTCTCGGGGCTGCCGCACTTCAGCAGGGCGTTTTCGCAGCGCTTCTCGGTGAACCCCTCCAGCTTGCGCCGAGCCAGGCAAGGAGAAGAGTGA
- a CDS encoding Gfo/Idh/MocA family oxidoreductase: MGSDPPRAILVGAGGMGQTWAKLLRDTGLAEHAAWVDLDLARLEQAQIELGVRPVHVGDDLAKAIAVSGADFVIDVTVPEAHCEVTLASLKAGLPVLGEKPMAASMEQARKMVRASEESGKLYMVSQSRRYDSRLAAYRGLIEELGPLGILNADFFIGPHFGGFRDEMPSPLVLDMAIHTFDQARFLSGANPVSVYCEEFNPGWSWYKGDVSATALFHMSDGLRFTYRGSWCSEGLPTSWESEWRAVGPKGTALWDGHRSIRAETVKSAGGFFSEVEPASAAPGEGPHGIEGALREFLDAVQTGRTPMGECHDNIMSLAMVFGAIESSREGKRVAIEPLIG; encoded by the coding sequence ATGGGTTCCGATCCTCCGCGCGCAATCCTCGTTGGGGCGGGCGGCATGGGGCAGACCTGGGCCAAGCTCCTGCGAGATACCGGGCTCGCGGAGCACGCGGCGTGGGTGGACCTGGACCTTGCCAGGTTGGAGCAGGCACAGATCGAACTTGGTGTTCGGCCGGTCCATGTTGGCGATGACCTTGCCAAGGCCATCGCAGTGAGTGGGGCCGATTTCGTCATCGACGTGACCGTGCCGGAAGCTCACTGCGAGGTCACGCTTGCCTCCTTGAAGGCGGGACTCCCCGTGCTTGGGGAGAAGCCGATGGCGGCGAGCATGGAGCAGGCGCGCAAGATGGTTCGGGCCAGCGAGGAGTCCGGCAAGCTTTACATGGTCAGCCAGAGCCGAAGGTACGATTCGCGTCTTGCCGCTTATCGCGGCCTGATCGAGGAATTGGGCCCGCTCGGGATCCTGAATGCGGACTTCTTCATTGGCCCCCATTTCGGCGGCTTCCGGGACGAGATGCCGAGCCCCTTGGTGCTTGACATGGCGATCCACACGTTCGACCAGGCCCGGTTTCTCTCGGGTGCCAATCCGGTGAGCGTCTATTGCGAGGAGTTCAACCCCGGCTGGAGCTGGTACAAGGGCGACGTATCGGCCACAGCCCTATTCCACATGTCGGACGGGCTCCGATTCACCTACCGGGGGAGCTGGTGCAGCGAGGGGCTGCCGACTTCTTGGGAATCCGAATGGCGGGCTGTCGGGCCGAAGGGGACCGCGCTCTGGGATGGGCACCGGTCGATCCGAGCTGAGACCGTGAAGAGCGCCGGCGGCTTCTTTAGCGAGGTTGAGCCGGCTTCGGCAGCACCGGGTGAAGGACCTCACGGGATCGAGGGCGCCCTCCGCGAGTTCCTCGATGCGGTCCAGACCGGCCGCACACCCATGGGTGAGTGCCACGACAACATCATGAGCCTGGCGATGGTGTTTGGGGCCATTGAGAGCAGCCGAGAGGGCAAGCGCGTTGCGATTGAGCCGCTGATCGGTTAG
- a CDS encoding ATP-binding cassette domain-containing protein — translation MIVVRQLTKRFGEKVVLEDIDLHVEKGEIVALMGSSGGGKTTLLKCITGLIPPSSGTIEVAGVSVLDSGEAARHKMGLVFQSAALFDFMNVRDNVLFGPRRWMKLTRGQEEELLTETLDAVGMADSAELMPSELSGGMKKRVGIARAIALKPEVMLYDEPTTGLDPVTAYTIDSLIAEVNRRFEVTSLVVSHDVTSVMRVADRVVFLEGGKIRFDGPPSAFKASDYPAVAELVSKSRAESL, via the coding sequence ATGATCGTCGTCCGCCAGCTCACCAAGAGGTTCGGGGAGAAGGTGGTTCTGGAAGACATCGACCTCCACGTTGAGAAGGGCGAGATCGTCGCGCTGATGGGGTCGAGCGGCGGCGGCAAGACCACGTTGCTCAAGTGCATCACCGGGCTCATTCCGCCCTCCTCGGGGACCATCGAAGTGGCGGGGGTCTCGGTACTCGATAGCGGCGAGGCGGCGCGCCACAAGATGGGCCTCGTGTTTCAGTCGGCGGCGCTCTTTGACTTCATGAACGTGCGCGACAACGTGCTCTTCGGTCCGCGCCGCTGGATGAAGCTGACGCGAGGGCAAGAGGAGGAGCTGCTGACGGAGACGCTCGACGCGGTCGGCATGGCGGACAGCGCCGAGCTCATGCCGAGCGAGCTTAGCGGAGGCATGAAGAAGCGCGTGGGCATCGCGCGTGCCATCGCGCTGAAGCCAGAGGTCATGCTCTACGATGAGCCGACCACGGGCCTTGACCCGGTTACCGCTTACACCATCGACAGCCTGATCGCTGAGGTGAACCGGCGCTTTGAGGTCACAAGCTTGGTGGTCAGCCACGACGTCACGTCGGTGATGCGGGTCGCCGATCGGGTGGTGTTTTTGGAGGGCGGGAAGATCCGGTTCGACGGGCCGCCGAGCGCGTTCAAGGCTTCGGACTACCCGGCGGTAGCGGAGTTGGTGTCCAAGTCGCGCGCAGAGAGCCTCTAG
- a CDS encoding GNAT family N-acetyltransferase yields the protein MRFSIRPATNADGPGIVCVIRAVFEEYGFTWEEDGYHADLYDVEGHYSAHGHTFYVAESEDGAIVGTVALKVFSHVQGAGRAAEDSRGKLRLVGCDCSLDRLYVLPSARRNGIGRALAGRVLMDARGQGRTRMEIWSDKRFEDAHRLYGKLGARAVADRILDDPDQSPEWGLVIDL from the coding sequence GTGCGCTTCTCCATTCGTCCAGCCACCAATGCAGACGGGCCCGGGATCGTCTGCGTGATCCGGGCGGTGTTCGAGGAGTACGGATTCACCTGGGAGGAGGACGGCTATCACGCGGACCTTTACGACGTCGAGGGGCACTACTCCGCCCACGGGCACACTTTCTATGTCGCCGAATCGGAGGATGGAGCGATCGTGGGAACTGTGGCCCTTAAGGTCTTTTCACATGTGCAAGGGGCGGGGCGGGCCGCCGAAGACTCACGAGGCAAGCTGCGGCTCGTCGGCTGTGATTGCTCGCTCGACCGGCTCTATGTGTTGCCGTCCGCGCGGAGGAACGGCATTGGCCGCGCGCTCGCTGGCCGCGTGCTGATGGATGCGCGGGGGCAGGGCCGCACGCGAATGGAGATTTGGAGCGACAAGCGCTTTGAAGATGCGCACCGGCTCTATGGCAAGCTTGGCGCCAGAGCCGTTGCCGACCGTATTCTCGACGATCCGGACCAAAGCCCCGAATGGGGGCTCGTGATCGATCTCTGA
- a CDS encoding TfoX/Sxy family protein, translated as MPITQAFLEATLAKLGAARPVTYRKMFGGAGVYLDGFMFAVLDDDRVYFKVDDVNEGRYVEAGMDLFVYDPSKGATMPYREVPNNVWESSETLGEWIDASVEVVKRKKGGKKR; from the coding sequence ATGCCCATTACCCAGGCGTTTCTCGAAGCGACGTTGGCCAAGCTCGGCGCCGCCCGACCGGTGACCTACCGCAAGATGTTTGGTGGCGCGGGGGTGTATCTCGACGGCTTCATGTTTGCCGTGCTCGATGACGATCGTGTCTACTTCAAGGTGGACGACGTTAACGAAGGAAGGTATGTCGAGGCGGGAATGGACCTGTTCGTCTACGACCCCTCGAAGGGCGCCACGATGCCCTACCGCGAAGTGCCAAACAATGTCTGGGAGTCTTCCGAGACGCTTGGCGAATGGATAGATGCGTCCGTCGAGGTCGTGAAGCGAAAGAAAGGCGGGAAGAAGCGGTAG
- a CDS encoding VOC family protein, producing MSDQANHFALAAGRAFPWHELYVPDVDAALAFYTGTLGFGTDSMPMGDGGTYHMLTRDGTPVAGLMSTSSEQMQGVPTHWACYTSVPNLDESLAAVQAKGATMVVGIITVPNVGRMALISDPQGAHIWLFEPQK from the coding sequence ATGTCAGATCAAGCGAATCATTTCGCACTCGCCGCCGGCAGGGCCTTTCCTTGGCACGAGCTCTATGTGCCCGATGTCGACGCCGCGCTCGCCTTCTACACAGGGACACTTGGCTTCGGCACGGACTCTATGCCCATGGGCGACGGAGGCACCTACCATATGCTGACCCGGGATGGAACGCCCGTCGCAGGCCTCATGTCCACCAGTTCGGAGCAGATGCAGGGAGTACCCACGCACTGGGCCTGCTACACATCCGTCCCGAACCTCGACGAGAGTCTGGCCGCGGTTCAGGCCAAAGGCGCCACCATGGTCGTCGGGATCATCACCGTGCCCAACGTTGGCCGCATGGCGCTGATCTCCGACCCCCAGGGCGCCCATATCTGGCTCTTCGAACCTCAAAAGTAG
- a CDS encoding alpha-L-fucosidase — MVTFLAAIALTSTLHPNHPNMPQPNLKSENSNLRPATTSPTSRGQSRKPGRMDWWREARFGMFIHWGLYSVLAGEWNGSKGHAEWIRETAHIPINEYEKLLGQFNPVKFDADAWAKMAKDAGMKYLVITSKHHDGFNLFDSPYTDWDVMNTPFKRDIMKELSAACKRQGIVFCMYHSIMDWHHPDYLPKRSWEGETWRNSTIEKIPTGFKPDFDRFNKYLQNEVRHIIQAYDPGVLWFDGEWESTWNHGYGQPLYDLCLAAKPSIIVNNRVDVSRGGMEGMSQDNKSAGDFGTPEQTIPATGMPGVDWETCMTMNGNWGYNAADKNFKSTKSMVQMLVDIASKGGNYLMNIGPKADGTFPDESIQRLKEIGVWMRQNGESIYGSSASPFKKLPWGRATTKKLGNNTRIYLHVFDWPSGGKLVVPGLGNFPLGAEAVGMKGKAAALKVERVGSDLVIGLPAKPTNDIDTVVALTVRGAPIVYEAPEILADAGEFVSSIKVTLKAGEGQAVVYTTDGSEPLPANKSNRTYKSDLVLSETTRIRARTFHNGKPVSGVVERRFEKVKPWPAKNTGVVAPKAGVEVMFLEGSMDKLPPIPAGVGGQLKVMPNFSIADDPKKENCARFFMGWINVPADDMYLFGVTSDDGSKLWIDGKVVVDNDGLHSSFAKSGAVPLAAGHHQIVVGWFNKTGGAELSVGVARLGEKLKPIPDGWLKH; from the coding sequence ATGGTCACATTCCTTGCTGCGATCGCACTCACATCGACCCTTCATCCCAACCACCCGAACATGCCGCAGCCCAATCTCAAATCTGAAAACTCAAATCTCAGACCGGCCACCACAAGCCCGACTTCCAGGGGGCAGAGCCGAAAACCGGGCCGGATGGATTGGTGGCGCGAGGCAAGATTCGGGATGTTCATCCATTGGGGCCTCTATTCGGTGCTTGCTGGCGAGTGGAACGGCTCCAAGGGCCACGCGGAGTGGATCCGCGAGACCGCGCACATCCCGATCAACGAATATGAAAAGCTGCTCGGGCAGTTCAACCCGGTCAAGTTTGACGCCGACGCTTGGGCGAAGATGGCCAAAGACGCGGGGATGAAGTACCTGGTCATCACCAGCAAGCACCACGACGGCTTCAACCTTTTCGATTCGCCCTACACCGATTGGGACGTGATGAACACCCCCTTCAAGCGCGACATCATGAAGGAGCTCTCGGCCGCCTGCAAGCGCCAGGGCATCGTGTTCTGCATGTACCACTCCATTATGGATTGGCATCACCCGGACTACCTGCCCAAGCGGAGTTGGGAGGGCGAGACTTGGCGGAACTCGACCATCGAAAAGATTCCGACGGGCTTCAAGCCGGACTTCGACCGCTTCAACAAGTACCTGCAAAACGAGGTACGCCACATCATCCAGGCCTATGATCCCGGGGTCCTCTGGTTTGACGGCGAGTGGGAGAGCACCTGGAACCACGGCTATGGCCAGCCGCTCTATGACCTCTGCCTGGCGGCCAAGCCGAGCATCATCGTCAACAATCGGGTGGACGTGAGCCGAGGCGGAATGGAGGGCATGAGCCAGGACAACAAGTCGGCGGGCGACTTCGGCACTCCCGAGCAGACAATTCCAGCTACCGGTATGCCAGGCGTGGACTGGGAAACGTGCATGACGATGAACGGCAACTGGGGCTACAACGCCGCAGACAAGAACTTCAAAAGCACAAAGTCGATGGTTCAGATGCTGGTGGACATCGCCAGCAAGGGCGGCAACTACCTGATGAACATCGGCCCCAAAGCGGACGGCACCTTCCCAGATGAGTCCATTCAGCGGCTGAAAGAGATCGGAGTCTGGATGCGGCAGAACGGCGAATCGATTTATGGCTCCTCGGCGAGCCCGTTCAAAAAGCTTCCCTGGGGACGTGCCACCACCAAGAAACTTGGGAACAACACCCGAATCTACCTTCACGTGTTCGATTGGCCCTCGGGCGGCAAGCTGGTGGTGCCGGGCTTGGGCAACTTCCCGCTGGGCGCGGAAGCGGTCGGGATGAAGGGCAAGGCTGCGGCGCTGAAGGTCGAGCGAGTGGGCAGCGACCTCGTGATCGGGCTCCCCGCCAAACCCACCAACGATATCGACACCGTGGTCGCGCTGACGGTTCGCGGCGCACCGATCGTCTATGAGGCGCCGGAGATCCTCGCCGATGCAGGGGAGTTCGTTTCCTCGATCAAGGTGACGCTGAAGGCTGGTGAGGGGCAAGCAGTGGTGTACACGACGGATGGTTCGGAGCCCCTTCCCGCCAATAAGTCCAATAGGACCTACAAGTCCGATTTGGTTCTCTCTGAAACCACTAGGATCCGCGCCCGGACCTTCCACAACGGCAAGCCCGTGAGCGGTGTCGTGGAGCGGCGTTTCGAGAAGGTCAAGCCTTGGCCCGCCAAGAACACGGGTGTGGTTGCGCCCAAGGCGGGAGTCGAGGTGATGTTCTTGGAGGGGAGCATGGACAAGCTGCCGCCGATTCCGGCAGGCGTTGGCGGCCAGCTCAAGGTCATGCCGAACTTCTCGATCGCCGATGACCCCAAGAAAGAGAATTGCGCCAGGTTCTTCATGGGCTGGATAAATGTCCCGGCGGACGACATGTACCTGTTCGGGGTGACCTCAGACGACGGCTCGAAGCTCTGGATCGACGGCAAGGTGGTTGTGGACAACGATGGGCTCCACTCCTCCTTCGCTAAGTCCGGAGCGGTCCCCTTGGCGGCGGGCCACCATCAAATCGTGGTCGGTTGGTTCAACAAGACAGGTGGCGCGGAGTTGAGCGTGGGTGTGGCTCGCCTCGGCGAAAAGCTAAAGCCGATCCCGGACGGCTGGCTGAAACACTAG